In Acinetobacter piscicola, a single window of DNA contains:
- the fdx gene encoding ISC system 2Fe-2S type ferredoxin: MPRIKVLPHATICPNGAEFEAEANSNLCQSLLDNGIKIEHACDMSKACTTCHVVVRQGFDNLEEMDDIEADLLDRAWGLEPDSRLSCQVKITDEDMEIEIPKYTLNHASENH, from the coding sequence ATGCCACGTATTAAAGTACTACCTCATGCAACAATTTGCCCAAATGGTGCTGAGTTTGAAGCTGAAGCAAATAGCAATCTTTGTCAGAGCTTGTTGGACAATGGAATCAAAATTGAACATGCTTGTGATATGTCAAAAGCGTGTACAACCTGTCATGTTGTCGTACGTCAAGGCTTTGACAATCTTGAAGAAATGGATGATATTGAAGCTGATTTACTTGACCGTGCTTGGGGGTTAGAACCCGACTCACGTCTGTCATGCCAAGTAAAAATTACTGATGAAGATATGGAAATCGAAATTCCAAAATATACACTCAACCATGCTTCTGAAAATCACTGA
- a CDS encoding adenylate/guanylate cyclase domain-containing protein — MPLDRMLDKQPKQFEIFQRLMGYSILAMLLVIYSFTTPNAYNQLYVPIFIFFILLISPRLSRWLEYQYGALVRRNVYFLIDIIVISTVLAAVYLSLVITFILLFVIIYIAVNYKISMMISSLAILISIIVFYLNIIFVFGFDDYFQQTSIELTIFSFIGLIIFINIANYYQNRRIKRINTQRQNYFNEMNRYIQLSNQLSRYAPLQLWQSIMRGETEAKLEYKRKKITVFFSDIQGFTELSETLIPDDLAFVLNDYLSHMTEIAKQYGATIDKFMGDAILIFFGDPDSQGVEQDAKNCLDMALAMRQQMKFLRARWEKMGYAPLHIRMGISTGYCHVGNYGAMHRMAYTIVGRDANLAARLQSAAEIDEILISDETYKLVKSSYLCAPKEPMELKGIQDAVKTWQVMEKYSNIHNENEQWFDYEYKGFHLVLNMQEVQNFEYTELVSVLEKMIERIQLQQQLTNSMGVAQLNSEDEIIAPPH; from the coding sequence TTGCCATTAGATCGTATGTTGGATAAACAACCCAAGCAATTTGAAATATTCCAACGGTTGATGGGGTATAGCATACTTGCAATGTTGTTGGTTATTTATAGTTTTACTACACCGAATGCATATAATCAGCTTTATGTGCCTATTTTTATTTTCTTTATTTTATTAATTAGTCCAAGGTTATCGCGCTGGTTGGAATATCAATATGGTGCATTAGTACGCCGCAATGTTTATTTTTTAATTGATATTATTGTGATTTCAACAGTTTTGGCAGCTGTATATTTAAGTTTAGTGATTACCTTTATCTTGTTGTTTGTCATTATTTATATTGCTGTTAATTATAAAATTTCAATGATGATTAGTTCATTGGCGATTCTAATTAGTATTATTGTTTTCTATTTAAATATTATTTTTGTTTTTGGTTTTGATGATTATTTTCAACAGACTTCAATTGAATTAACAATTTTTAGTTTTATTGGGCTGATTATTTTTATCAATATTGCTAATTATTATCAAAATAGAAGAATAAAGCGTATAAATACACAGCGTCAAAATTATTTTAATGAAATGAATCGTTATATTCAGTTATCTAATCAGTTGAGTCGTTATGCACCTCTGCAACTTTGGCAGTCCATCATGCGAGGTGAAACTGAGGCGAAGCTTGAGTATAAACGTAAAAAAATTACAGTTTTTTTCTCTGATATTCAAGGATTTACTGAATTATCTGAAACATTGATTCCTGATGATCTCGCCTTCGTATTGAATGATTATTTAAGTCACATGACAGAAATCGCTAAGCAATATGGTGCAACGATTGATAAGTTCATGGGTGATGCAATTTTAATTTTCTTTGGTGATCCTGATTCGCAAGGTGTGGAGCAGGATGCGAAAAATTGTCTAGATATGGCACTTGCTATGCGTCAACAGATGAAGTTTTTGCGTGCACGTTGGGAAAAAATGGGGTATGCACCATTACATATTCGTATGGGAATCAGTACAGGATATTGTCACGTTGGGAATTATGGGGCAATGCATCGCATGGCATATACTATTGTTGGGCGTGATGCAAATTTAGCTGCGCGTTTACAGAGTGCTGCAGAAATAGATGAAATTTTAATTTCAGATGAAACTTATAAGTTGGTCAAAAGTAGTTATTTATGTGCACCTAAAGAGCCAATGGAACTGAAAGGCATTCAAGATGCTGTTAAAACTTGGCAAGTGATGGAAAAATATAGCAATATTCATAATGAAAATGAACAATGGTTTGATTATGAATATAAAGGTTTTCATTTGGTTTTAAATATGCAGGAAGTGCAGAATTTTGAATATACAGAATTGGTCAGTGTTTTAGAAAAAATGATCGAACGTATTCAGTTACAACAACAATTAACGAATTCTATGGGTGTTGCACAATTAAATAGCGAAGATGAAATTATTGCTCCGCCTCATTAA
- a CDS encoding HIT domain-containing protein — protein MFSLHPQLAQDTFFVGDFPLSTCRLMNDMQFPWLILIPRVPGITELYELSQADQEQFLRESSWLSSQLSRVFRADKMNVAALGNMVPQLHFHHVVRYQNDVAWPKPVFGLPAVPYSNEVLAHMRQTLMLALRGQGDMPFDWRMD, from the coding sequence ATGTTTAGTCTGCATCCTCAACTTGCTCAAGATACTTTTTTTGTCGGCGATTTTCCGCTGTCTACATGTCGTTTAATGAATGATATGCAATTTCCTTGGTTAATCCTGATTCCACGTGTACCGGGCATTACAGAGCTATATGAGCTGAGTCAAGCTGACCAAGAACAATTTTTACGTGAATCAAGCTGGTTGTCGAGCCAACTTTCTCGTGTATTCCGTGCAGATAAAATGAATGTCGCGGCGCTTGGCAATATGGTTCCACAATTGCATTTTCATCATGTTGTACGTTATCAAAATGATGTGGCATGGCCAAAACCAGTCTTTGGTTTACCTGCGGTGCCATATTCAAACGAAGTTTTAGCACACATGCGCCAAACCTTGATGTTGGCATTGCGTGGTCAAGGAGATATGCCTTTTGATTGGCGTATGGACTAA
- the mfd gene encoding transcription-repair coupling factor: protein MFKQEISDLNLTQLKAGEKRWIGSMLGSSAALLFKEISEQSEQLYVLVARNNQHLNQLESELEFYGIKPTVFPDWEILPYDRLSPHQDIVSERLSILSNMPSKGILLVSATTLAQRVAPTSWVLGEHFDIKVGQKFDLEQQKMRLIQAGYHLVDTVYDHGEFAVRGSIMDIYASGQNAPIRIDLFDDEIDSLKFFDPETQRTTTKLDHFTVLPAKEFPLKEARSTFRDRYAESFPTANPKKNPIYTDVLDGIASAGLDFYFPLFFSKEAMQSQSSLIAYLPKHCIVITDEHLDDGLTQFWKDVTRRYEDRRHNVDQPLLAPEELFIQPNQVFEYLNKFPRIIASVASVDALKSGAINLATEQPAQLPVDPKQEQPFKAVKQYIDHANHPVLLVAESAGRRETLKDALRSSLGEIPVVESFSAFQRSHFSVAITHAPLDRGLLITDHLSVISENQLYEHRVVQRRKKRQQEVSEEFLIKSLTELNIGAPVVHIDHGVGRYAGLVTLNIDEQDYEFLQLNYADEAKVYVPVTHLHLISRFSGGDPDLAPLHKLGADAWSKAKRKALEQIHDVAAELLHIQARRQSKPGISFELEQSSYMQFSSGFAYEETLDQANAIEATLHDMQQAKPMDRLVCGDVGFGKTEVAMRAAFVAVQNNKQVAVLVPTTLLAQQHYESFKDRFADWPIRIEVLSRFGTSKTHTKTIEDLADGKVDIVIGTHKILQQNVQFKNLGLMIVDEEHRFGVRDKERIKAMRADVDMLTLTATPIPRTLNMAFSGMRDLSIIATPPARRLAVKTFVNEQTDETMKEAILRELLRGGQVYILHNEVDSIERAAENIRHLVPEARVAVAHGQMRERELEQVMQQFYHKEYNVLVCSTIIETGIDVPNANTIIIERADKLGLAQLHQLRGRVGRSHHQAYAYLMVPSIKGLKGDAEKRLDAISRASTLGAGFMLATEDLEIRGAGELLGEQQSGSMNAIGYSLYMEMLEKATKAIQQGKTPNFDAPLSLTSEISLHMPALIPDEYLGDVHQRLMFYKRISNTDTQDKLDNIRMELIDRFGMPPLAVKQLFSVHQIRIQAEQLGITKIDIGANGGAIEFSPDTPVQAITMIQLMQKHPTWFRMEGGQRLKVMVMLEENQKRIQFILDLLSTLLGDLK from the coding sequence ATGTTTAAACAAGAAATCTCAGACCTTAATTTAACACAACTGAAAGCGGGTGAAAAACGTTGGATTGGTTCAATGTTGGGTTCATCAGCAGCACTATTATTCAAAGAGATTTCAGAGCAATCTGAGCAATTGTATGTTTTAGTTGCTCGAAACAATCAGCATTTAAACCAACTTGAAAGCGAATTAGAGTTTTATGGCATAAAACCAACCGTATTTCCAGACTGGGAAATTTTGCCATACGATCGATTATCACCACATCAAGATATTGTATCTGAACGACTTTCAATTTTATCTAATATGCCAAGCAAAGGTATTTTACTTGTTTCCGCAACGACTTTGGCACAACGGGTCGCACCAACGTCATGGGTGCTTGGTGAACACTTTGATATCAAAGTCGGGCAGAAATTTGACTTAGAACAACAAAAAATGCGTTTGATTCAAGCGGGTTATCATTTGGTTGATACCGTTTATGATCATGGCGAGTTTGCGGTACGAGGCAGCATCATGGATATTTATGCCTCAGGGCAAAATGCGCCGATTCGTATCGATCTATTTGATGATGAAATTGACAGCTTAAAATTTTTCGATCCTGAAACACAAAGAACAACAACAAAGTTGGATCATTTTACGGTTTTGCCTGCTAAAGAGTTTCCACTTAAAGAAGCACGCTCTACATTTCGTGACCGTTATGCTGAAAGTTTTCCCACAGCAAATCCAAAGAAAAATCCAATTTATACCGATGTTTTAGATGGTATTGCCTCAGCAGGTTTGGATTTCTATTTTCCATTATTTTTTAGTAAAGAGGCGATGCAGTCGCAAAGTAGCCTTATAGCGTACTTACCAAAGCATTGCATTGTCATTACAGATGAGCATCTCGATGATGGATTAACCCAATTTTGGAAAGATGTGACGCGTCGTTATGAAGACCGTCGTCACAATGTTGATCAGCCTTTATTAGCACCTGAAGAATTGTTTATTCAACCGAATCAGGTTTTTGAATATCTCAATAAATTTCCGAGAATTATTGCTTCTGTTGCATCTGTAGATGCTTTGAAGTCAGGTGCAATCAATTTAGCGACAGAACAACCTGCTCAACTTCCTGTTGATCCTAAACAGGAACAACCCTTTAAAGCTGTTAAACAGTATATTGATCATGCGAATCATCCTGTGTTGTTGGTTGCAGAAAGTGCAGGTCGTCGTGAAACCTTAAAAGATGCGTTACGTTCGAGTTTGGGCGAAATTCCTGTGGTTGAAAGCTTTTCAGCATTTCAACGATCTCATTTTTCAGTTGCAATTACCCATGCACCTTTGGATCGTGGTTTGCTGATCACTGATCATTTGTCAGTCATTTCAGAAAATCAGTTGTATGAGCATCGTGTTGTACAGCGTCGTAAAAAACGTCAACAAGAGGTTTCAGAAGAATTTTTAATTAAAAGTCTTACTGAATTAAATATCGGTGCACCTGTGGTACATATTGATCATGGTGTGGGGCGCTATGCTGGTTTAGTGACGCTGAATATCGATGAGCAAGACTATGAATTTTTACAGCTCAATTATGCTGATGAAGCTAAAGTGTATGTGCCTGTGACACATTTACACCTGATTAGCCGTTTTAGTGGTGGTGATCCTGATCTGGCACCTCTGCATAAATTGGGTGCAGATGCATGGAGTAAAGCCAAACGTAAAGCACTTGAGCAAATTCACGATGTTGCAGCAGAATTACTGCATATTCAGGCACGCCGTCAGTCTAAGCCTGGCATCAGTTTTGAGCTTGAGCAAAGCAGTTATATGCAATTTTCAAGTGGTTTTGCTTATGAAGAAACGCTTGATCAGGCCAATGCCATTGAGGCGACTTTACACGATATGCAACAAGCCAAACCGATGGATCGCTTGGTCTGTGGTGATGTGGGCTTTGGTAAAACAGAGGTGGCGATGCGAGCCGCTTTTGTTGCAGTGCAAAATAATAAGCAGGTCGCGGTTTTAGTGCCAACGACTTTGCTCGCACAGCAACATTATGAATCGTTCAAAGACCGTTTTGCAGATTGGCCAATTCGAATTGAAGTGTTATCCCGTTTTGGTACAAGTAAAACCCATACTAAAACTATTGAAGATTTAGCCGACGGTAAAGTTGATATTGTCATTGGTACACATAAAATTCTTCAACAAAATGTCCAATTTAAGAATTTGGGTTTAATGATTGTCGATGAAGAACATCGTTTTGGTGTGCGTGACAAAGAGCGTATTAAAGCAATGCGAGCTGATGTCGATATGTTAACGCTGACAGCAACGCCGATTCCACGTACTTTGAATATGGCATTTTCTGGAATGCGTGATCTTTCGATTATTGCGACACCCCCTGCACGCCGTTTGGCAGTCAAAACATTTGTCAATGAACAGACTGATGAAACGATGAAAGAGGCGATTCTACGTGAATTGCTGCGTGGTGGTCAGGTCTATATTTTACATAATGAAGTCGATAGCATTGAGCGTGCTGCTGAAAATATTCGTCATTTAGTTCCTGAAGCACGTGTGGCAGTTGCGCATGGGCAAATGCGTGAACGTGAACTTGAGCAAGTCATGCAACAGTTTTATCACAAAGAATATAACGTCTTGGTGTGTTCAACGATTATTGAAACAGGTATTGACGTACCAAATGCCAATACGATTATCATCGAACGTGCGGATAAGCTTGGTTTGGCGCAGTTACATCAATTACGTGGTCGTGTCGGTCGATCACATCACCAAGCATATGCTTACCTCATGGTGCCTTCAATCAAGGGCTTAAAAGGTGATGCTGAAAAACGTCTGGATGCGATTTCACGTGCCTCAACTTTGGGTGCAGGCTTTATGTTAGCAACCGAAGATTTGGAAATTCGTGGTGCAGGTGAGCTACTTGGCGAACAGCAAAGTGGTTCAATGAATGCAATAGGTTATAGCCTATATATGGAAATGCTGGAAAAAGCGACCAAAGCTATTCAACAAGGTAAAACGCCAAATTTTGATGCACCATTGTCGCTAACCTCTGAAATTAGCTTACATATGCCTGCATTAATTCCTGATGAATATTTAGGTGATGTGCATCAACGTTTGATGTTCTATAAACGCATTAGTAATACGGATACCCAAGATAAACTTGATAATATTCGTATGGAGTTGATAGACCGTTTTGGCATGCCACCACTTGCCGTCAAACAATTGTTCAGTGTGCATCAAATTCGCATTCAAGCTGAACAGTTGGGTATTACTAAAATTGATATTGGGGCGAATGGTGGTGCGATTGAATTTTCACCTGACACACCTGTACAAGCCATTACCATGATTCAATTGATGCAGAAACATCCAACTTGGTTCCGTATGGAAGGTGGACAACGTCTTAAAGTTATGGTGATGTTAGAAGAAAATCAAAAAAGGATTCAGTTTATTTTAGACCTACTTAGTACGCTTTTAGGTGATTTAAAATAA
- a CDS encoding glutathione S-transferase N-terminal domain-containing protein, whose amino-acid sequence MVHHQIKVAQALVSAITEGGRGANGTPFPNQPEKALKLYEFEGSPFCRRVREVMTLLNLDYEVYPCPKGGTKYRKIVKEQGGKAQFPFLVDENTGEKLYESQDIVHYLFKNYGKNGQIPKKYAHYPKLPLVAFAGTLINGARGVWINKKIIHRAAPEQLLELWGFEASPYTRVVRGVLTELEIPFIFHNVAKERWQDQGPSVLRLKPGKYVPLAGGKREKVVPVMGRVKKDIQVPYLVDPNTGAQLFESESIVNYLQKQYG is encoded by the coding sequence ATGGTGCATCATCAGATTAAAGTTGCTCAAGCATTGGTTTCAGCAATTACCGAGGGTGGACGTGGCGCAAATGGTACGCCATTTCCCAATCAGCCTGAAAAAGCGTTAAAGCTGTACGAGTTTGAAGGTTCACCATTTTGTCGCCGTGTTCGTGAGGTGATGACTTTATTGAACTTGGATTATGAGGTATATCCTTGTCCAAAAGGGGGAACTAAATACCGTAAAATTGTCAAAGAACAAGGTGGAAAAGCACAATTTCCATTTTTAGTCGATGAAAATACAGGCGAAAAGTTGTATGAATCGCAAGATATTGTGCATTATCTTTTTAAAAATTATGGCAAAAATGGTCAAATACCCAAGAAATATGCACATTATCCAAAATTACCGCTTGTAGCATTTGCGGGTACATTGATTAATGGTGCACGCGGTGTGTGGATCAATAAAAAAATTATTCATCGTGCAGCACCTGAGCAACTTTTAGAGTTGTGGGGCTTTGAGGCAAGTCCATATACCCGTGTGGTACGTGGGGTGTTAACTGAACTAGAAATTCCTTTTATTTTTCATAATGTGGCAAAAGAGCGTTGGCAAGATCAAGGGCCATCAGTATTGCGTTTAAAGCCTGGTAAATATGTGCCTTTGGCGGGCGGTAAGCGTGAAAAAGTTGTTCCTGTGATGGGGCGGGTCAAAAAGGATATTCAAGTCCCTTATTTAGTTGATCCAAATACAGGTGCTCAACTATTTGAATCTGAATCAATCGTAAATTATCTACAAAAGCAATATGGTTGA
- the rraA gene encoding ribonuclease E activity regulator RraA has translation MSSPAFVTCDLLDDHPDKEIQTLIPSLDGRFFQSYGARKSFGGQIVTVKCFEDNSRVKELLATDGTGKVLVVDGGASMRCALMGDMIAASAVKNHWNGVVIYGCVRDVDALAELDLGIHALAAIPQKSNRKGIGEVDLPLYFGSVTFNAGDFIYADNNGIVVAKEKLVDL, from the coding sequence TTGAGTTCACCCGCTTTTGTAACTTGTGATTTATTGGATGATCATCCTGATAAAGAGATTCAAACTTTAATTCCATCTTTGGATGGTCGCTTCTTTCAAAGTTATGGCGCACGTAAAAGTTTTGGTGGTCAAATCGTCACAGTGAAATGTTTTGAAGACAATTCACGTGTCAAAGAATTGTTAGCAACAGATGGTACAGGGAAAGTCCTTGTTGTAGATGGTGGGGCATCAATGCGCTGTGCCTTGATGGGGGATATGATTGCTGCATCGGCAGTTAAAAATCATTGGAATGGTGTGGTGATTTACGGTTGTGTGCGTGATGTAGATGCTCTCGCTGAGCTTGATTTAGGTATACATGCATTGGCTGCAATTCCACAAAAAAGTAACCGTAAGGGCATAGGCGAAGTGGATCTACCCTTGTATTTTGGTAGCGTAACTTTCAATGCTGGTGATTTTATTTATGCGGACAATAACGGCATTGTAGTTGCAAAAGAAAAATTAGTAGATCTTTAA
- a CDS encoding NAD(P)H-binding protein — MTQTIKNAIVIGATGLVGKILVKKLSQLAQCEKITAIVRQEDMELKQLPKVEQLVLDDFLLLNDQDVNGFSHAFSCLGSTQKKAGSKEKFYAIDYEINAHFADLFENTDTQLILVSAMGANASSKIFYNRVKGELENYLQSLDLLRISIIRPSLLIGERDEQRVLEDVGQKIFQKFSHFIPNTFKYKPVTAEQVAHTMVEVAQTQTDKFEIYDNLYIQNAK, encoded by the coding sequence ATGACACAAACGATTAAAAATGCGATCGTTATTGGGGCAACAGGTTTGGTCGGTAAAATATTGGTCAAAAAGCTGAGCCAGTTAGCGCAATGTGAAAAAATTACCGCGATTGTGCGACAAGAAGATATGGAACTTAAACAATTGCCAAAAGTTGAACAATTGGTCTTAGATGATTTTTTATTATTAAATGATCAAGATGTAAATGGTTTTAGTCATGCATTTAGTTGTTTGGGGTCTACTCAGAAAAAAGCAGGTTCTAAAGAAAAATTTTATGCCATTGATTATGAAATTAATGCACATTTTGCAGATCTTTTTGAAAATACCGATACACAATTGATTTTGGTCAGTGCGATGGGGGCAAACGCTAGCTCTAAAATATTTTATAACCGTGTCAAAGGCGAACTAGAAAATTATTTACAAAGTTTAGATTTATTACGTATTTCAATCATTCGTCCCTCTTTACTGATCGGTGAGCGGGACGAGCAACGTGTTTTGGAAGATGTAGGACAAAAAATCTTTCAGAAATTCTCGCATTTCATTCCAAATACATTTAAATATAAGCCAGTGACAGCTGAACAAGTGGCTCATACTATGGTCGAGGTTGCACAAACTCAAACCGATAAATTTGAAATTTATGATAATTTATACATACAAAATGCTAAATAA
- the rpsT gene encoding 30S ribosomal protein S20 yields MANSAQAKKRAKQNVKARKHNASLRSMVRTYLKRTVAAIAAGDYAAATEAYKTAVPVIDRMADKGIIHKNKAARHKSRLNAQVKALAN; encoded by the coding sequence GTGGCAAACTCTGCTCAAGCTAAAAAACGTGCTAAACAAAACGTTAAAGCACGTAAACACAACGCAAGCTTACGTTCTATGGTTCGTACTTATCTTAAACGTACAGTAGCGGCTATCGCTGCTGGTGATTATGCTGCAGCTACTGAAGCTTATAAAACAGCTGTACCAGTAATCGACCGTATGGCTGATAAAGGCATCATCCATAAAAACAAAGCTGCTCGTCATAAGAGCCGTTTAAATGCACAAGTTAAAGCTTTAGCTAACTAA